A genomic window from Flavobacterium johnsoniae includes:
- a CDS encoding acyl carrier protein: MSDIASRVKAIIVDKLGVDENEVVTEASFTNDLGADSLDTVELIMEFEKEFDIQIPDDQAENIATVGQAISYIEEAKK, encoded by the coding sequence ATGTCAGACATTGCATCAAGAGTAAAAGCGATTATCGTAGACAAATTAGGTGTTGACGAAAACGAAGTTGTAACAGAAGCAAGCTTCACTAATGATTTGGGAGCTGACTCATTAGACACTGTTGAGCTTATTATGGAATTCGAAAAAGAATTTGATATTCAAATTCCAGACGATCAAGCAGAAAACATTGCTACTGTTGGTCAAGCTATTTCTTATATCGAGGAAGCTAAAAAATAA
- a CDS encoding arylsulfatase — translation MKQIKRKCGFKNTLQVFTLLFFAGVSVTAQKKPNILVLWGDDIGTTNISAYSDGVMGYTTPNIDRLANEGLRFLHYYGEQSCTAGRAAFLTGQHGLRTGLTKVGFPGAPMGMSQLDPSIGGIMKSLGYTTGQFGKNHVGDRNESLPTVNGFDEFFGNLYHLNAEEEPELPDYPKDPEYLKKFGPRGVLKCTATNVDDPTTDPRFGRVGKQKIEDTGALTKKRMETVDDETSAAAIDFIKRQSAGGKPFFCWFNATRMHLRTHVRPEHRGRYTHGDSEYIDGMIEHDETIGSILKALDELGIADNTIVIYSTDNGPHMNTWPDAAMTPYRSEKNTNWEGAFRVPCIVRWPGHIKAGAVTTELMSHNDWIPTLASIAGEPDITNKLLKGYSANGKTYKVHLDGYDQSNFLLGKTQKSARDKFFYTDDDGLLVGLREGDYKYVFAEQRLEGTMGVWAEPFTKLRLQKIFNLYQDPFERADITSNSFWEWQLNHVQMMYGAIQDVVVFAETFKEYPPRSIPPSFSAYTIMEEAMKDIKAKQYIEKNVMPKLKEEEQTASKKKK, via the coding sequence ATGAAACAAATCAAACGAAAATGCGGATTTAAAAATACTCTACAAGTATTTACATTACTATTTTTTGCAGGAGTTTCTGTAACAGCCCAAAAAAAACCAAATATTTTGGTTCTTTGGGGAGATGATATCGGAACAACTAATATTAGCGCTTACAGCGACGGCGTTATGGGATATACAACCCCAAACATTGATCGTTTAGCCAATGAAGGTTTACGTTTTTTACATTACTATGGAGAACAAAGCTGCACTGCAGGACGTGCGGCGTTTTTAACAGGACAGCATGGTCTTAGAACAGGATTGACAAAAGTAGGTTTTCCTGGAGCGCCAATGGGAATGAGTCAGTTAGATCCTTCTATTGGAGGTATTATGAAAAGCTTAGGCTATACTACAGGACAATTTGGTAAAAATCACGTAGGCGATCGTAATGAAAGTTTGCCAACTGTAAATGGCTTTGATGAGTTCTTTGGAAACCTTTATCACTTAAATGCAGAAGAAGAACCAGAATTGCCAGATTATCCTAAAGATCCAGAATATTTGAAAAAATTTGGTCCAAGAGGAGTTTTAAAATGTACAGCAACAAATGTTGATGATCCGACTACAGATCCTCGTTTTGGTAGAGTTGGAAAACAAAAAATTGAAGATACAGGTGCCTTAACTAAAAAAAGAATGGAAACTGTAGATGACGAAACATCTGCGGCAGCTATTGATTTTATCAAAAGACAAAGTGCAGGCGGAAAACCATTTTTCTGCTGGTTTAATGCTACACGTATGCACCTTCGTACACACGTAAGACCAGAGCACAGAGGAAGATATACTCATGGAGATAGTGAATATATTGATGGTATGATTGAGCATGACGAAACGATCGGAAGCATTCTTAAGGCATTAGATGAACTAGGAATTGCAGATAATACAATCGTTATTTATTCTACAGATAATGGCCCTCACATGAATACATGGCCAGATGCTGCGATGACACCATATCGTTCAGAAAAAAATACAAACTGGGAAGGAGCTTTCCGTGTACCTTGTATTGTTCGCTGGCCTGGACATATTAAAGCAGGAGCTGTAACTACTGAGTTAATGAGTCATAATGATTGGATTCCTACTCTTGCTTCTATTGCAGGAGAACCAGATATAACAAATAAACTTCTAAAAGGATACTCTGCAAACGGAAAAACTTACAAAGTGCATTTAGATGGTTATGATCAAAGTAATTTTTTACTTGGCAAAACACAAAAAAGTGCCAGAGATAAATTCTTTTATACAGATGATGATGGTCTTTTGGTAGGTTTAAGAGAAGGAGATTATAAATATGTTTTTGCTGAACAACGCTTAGAAGGTACAATGGGGGTTTGGGCAGAACCATTTACAAAATTGCGTTTGCAGAAAATATTCAACCTTTATCAGGATCCTTTCGAAAGAGCAGATATAACTTCTAATTCATTTTGGGAATGGCAGTTAAATCACGTTCAGATGATGTATGGTGCAATTCAAGATGTGGTTGTATTTGCAGAAACATTTAAAGAATATCCTCCAAGATCAATTCCTCCAAGCTTCTCAGCGTATACTATCATGGAAGAAGCCATGAAGGATATAAAAGCAAAACAATACATAGAGAAAAATGTAATGCCTAAATTAAAAGAGGAAGAACAGACAGCTTCAAAAAAGAAAAAATAG
- the fabF gene encoding beta-ketoacyl-ACP synthase II: MALRRVVVTGLGALTPIGNNIQEYWDALVNGVSGAAPITYYDTEKHKTKFACEVKNFNIEDYMDRKESRRLDKFAQYAIAASDEAIKDAGITNDNVNKQRVGVIWGAGIGGLETFQEEVLYYAKGDGTPKFNPFFIPKMIADIAPAHISMRNGYMGPNYTTVSACASSANALIDAFNYIRLGMCDVIVSGGSEAAVTIAGMGGFSSMHALSTRNESPETASRPFDATRDGFVLGEGAGALVLEDYEHAKARGAKIYCEIGGGGMSSDAYHLTAPHPEGIGVIAVMENTLRDAGMTPDQVDHINTHGTSTPLGDVAELKAISKVFGEHAKNININSTKSMTGHLLGAAGAIEAIASILAMKHGIVPPTINHTVVDENIDPSLNLTLNKPQKREVNVAMSNTFGFGGHNACVLFKKLAD; this comes from the coding sequence ATGGCATTAAGGCGAGTTGTTGTAACAGGATTAGGTGCACTTACTCCTATCGGGAATAATATCCAAGAATATTGGGATGCACTTGTGAATGGGGTTAGCGGAGCGGCTCCTATAACATATTATGATACAGAAAAGCATAAAACGAAATTTGCCTGCGAAGTGAAAAACTTCAATATTGAAGATTACATGGATCGCAAGGAATCTCGTCGATTAGATAAATTTGCACAATACGCTATTGCTGCCAGTGATGAAGCTATTAAAGATGCTGGAATTACAAATGATAATGTAAACAAACAAAGAGTTGGTGTTATCTGGGGAGCAGGAATTGGAGGTTTAGAAACTTTTCAAGAAGAAGTTTTGTATTATGCAAAAGGCGATGGAACTCCAAAGTTCAATCCGTTCTTTATTCCTAAAATGATTGCCGATATTGCGCCTGCACATATCTCTATGCGAAATGGATATATGGGACCAAATTATACAACGGTTTCTGCTTGTGCATCTTCTGCAAATGCATTAATTGATGCTTTCAACTACATTCGTTTAGGAATGTGCGATGTTATTGTTTCTGGTGGTTCTGAAGCTGCTGTTACAATTGCAGGTATGGGAGGTTTTAGTTCTATGCACGCTTTATCTACAAGAAATGAAAGTCCGGAAACAGCTTCAAGACCTTTTGATGCAACCAGAGATGGTTTCGTTTTAGGTGAAGGAGCAGGAGCATTGGTTCTTGAAGATTATGAGCACGCAAAAGCAAGAGGTGCAAAAATCTATTGCGAAATTGGCGGAGGCGGTATGTCATCTGATGCTTACCACTTAACAGCTCCACATCCGGAAGGAATTGGAGTAATTGCAGTAATGGAAAACACTTTAAGAGATGCTGGAATGACTCCAGATCAAGTTGATCACATTAACACTCACGGAACTTCTACTCCATTAGGAGACGTTGCTGAGTTAAAAGCGATCAGCAAAGTTTTTGGAGAGCATGCTAAAAACATCAATATCAATTCAACAAAATCAATGACAGGACACTTACTTGGTGCTGCCGGAGCTATTGAAGCAATTGCTTCTATTTTGGCAATGAAGCACGGAATTGTTCCTCCAACGATTAACCATACTGTAGTTGACGAAAATATTGATCCATCTTTAAACCTTACTTTAAACAAACCTCAAAAAAGAGAGGTAAATGTTGCTATGAGTAATACATTTGGTTTTGGTGGACACAATGCTTGCGTATTGTTTAAAAAATTAGCTGACTAA
- the rnc gene encoding ribonuclease III: MNIIKKIFSKSRSLEDGIFFDTIQKILGFQPTNIDFYRRAFTHRSSNKLDQSGQPINYERLEFLGDAMLSAVIAAHLFNKAPNGDEGYLTKMRSKIVSREHLNELGKDLNLVQFVESKVPIQHFGENIHGNIFESLIGAIYLDKGYSFCEKFIEKRVVTPYVDIARLEGKVISYKSLVIEWCQKEKRVFHYDIFEDNGIDGQRLFGVKLSIDDKVVARARATSKKKAEEKASQRAYFAFQEKIDKK, from the coding sequence ATGAATATTATCAAAAAAATATTTTCTAAATCCCGTTCTCTAGAAGACGGGATTTTTTTTGACACTATTCAGAAAATTCTTGGTTTTCAGCCAACTAACATTGATTTTTATAGAAGAGCGTTTACACATCGCTCATCTAATAAGTTAGATCAAAGCGGCCAGCCTATTAATTACGAACGATTGGAATTTTTAGGAGATGCTATGTTAAGTGCCGTAATTGCAGCACATTTATTTAATAAAGCTCCAAATGGCGATGAGGGTTATTTAACCAAAATGCGTTCAAAAATTGTAAGCCGTGAGCATTTGAACGAATTAGGGAAGGATTTGAATTTAGTGCAATTTGTAGAGAGTAAAGTGCCAATTCAACATTTTGGAGAAAACATTCACGGTAATATTTTTGAATCTCTAATTGGAGCAATTTATCTGGATAAAGGCTATTCTTTCTGCGAGAAATTTATTGAAAAAAGAGTCGTTACACCTTATGTAGATATTGCACGATTAGAAGGAAAAGTTATAAGTTATAAAAGTCTTGTTATCGAATGGTGCCAGAAAGAAAAAAGAGTTTTTCATTATGACATTTTTGAAGATAACGGTATTGACGGACAACGTTTATTTGGTGTAAAGCTTAGTATTGATGATAAAGTTGTAGCAAGAGCGCGAGCAACTTCAAAAAAGAAAGCTGAAGAAAAAGCATCACAAAGAGCTTATTTTGCGTTTCAAGAAAAAATTGACAAGAAATAG
- the purN gene encoding phosphoribosylglycinamide formyltransferase — translation MKKIIVFASGSGTNTENIIKYFSNTEIAKVVSVFTNNASAKVIERAKNHQIPVEIFSKNELLERNVLQKIQKIDPDLIVLAGFLLKFPENIIEEYPNKIINIHPALLPNYGGKGMYGMHIHRAIVNNKEKETGISIHYVNEHYDEGGIIFQANVALTDEDTPETVAEKIHELEQKHFPEIIHRLLDTNSNI, via the coding sequence ATGAAAAAAATTATCGTTTTTGCCTCAGGATCAGGAACTAACACAGAGAACATTATAAAATATTTTTCGAACACCGAAATTGCAAAGGTCGTTTCTGTTTTTACAAATAATGCTTCGGCAAAAGTGATCGAAAGAGCAAAAAATCATCAAATTCCAGTCGAAATCTTCTCAAAAAACGAACTTTTAGAGCGTAATGTCCTACAAAAAATCCAAAAAATCGACCCGGATTTGATAGTTCTTGCTGGTTTTCTTTTAAAATTTCCTGAGAACATAATCGAAGAATATCCAAACAAAATAATAAACATTCATCCGGCACTTTTACCTAATTATGGAGGCAAAGGAATGTACGGAATGCACATACATAGAGCCATAGTTAATAACAAAGAAAAAGAAACAGGAATTTCTATTCATTATGTAAACGAACATTATGATGAAGGCGGCATTATTTTTCAGGCAAATGTGGCGTTAACAGACGAAGATACGCCAGAAACTGTTGCAGAAAAAATTCATGAATTGGAGCAAAAACATTTTCCAGAGATTATTCATAGATTATTAGATACAAATTCAAATATTTAA
- a CDS encoding IPExxxVDY family protein has translation MAIHKLDLDEFDEIDYYLMAIHTSLEDYRLAYFINKILPINLSKSKNEIHAQTKEGEANFSRFYYYDEEKAVSWNLIQNKNEIISVSTNDFQNLFSNETSEVSTTIHLLPEFKKVDFFLKIDNSEEALNFSEIQQKLKTIESIAAIYAVDTDNIKSKNNLIF, from the coding sequence ATGGCTATTCATAAATTGGATTTAGACGAATTTGACGAAATTGATTATTATTTAATGGCAATTCATACTTCATTAGAAGATTATAGATTAGCCTATTTTATCAATAAAATCCTTCCGATAAACTTAAGTAAGAGCAAAAACGAGATCCATGCTCAAACTAAGGAAGGTGAAGCAAATTTTTCTAGATTCTATTATTATGATGAAGAAAAAGCTGTTTCCTGGAATTTAATTCAGAATAAAAACGAAATCATTTCTGTGAGTACAAATGATTTTCAGAATTTGTTTTCTAATGAAACAAGTGAGGTTTCGACAACAATTCATTTACTTCCTGAATTTAAAAAAGTCGATTTTTTCCTGAAAATTGATAATAGCGAAGAGGCGCTTAATTTTTCAGAAATTCAACAAAAATTAAAAACAATCGAAAGTATTGCAGCAATTTATGCTGTTGATACGGACAATATAAAATCAAAAAACAATCTAATTTTTTAA
- the pyk gene encoding pyruvate kinase yields MLTNKKTKIVATLGPACSTREIIKDMIEAGVNVFRINFSHADYEGVKEKINIIRGLNEEFGYTTAILGDLQGPKLRVGVMEEGTVVHDGDEITFTTAEDIVGNAKKAFMKYQNFPNDVNVGERILLDDGKLIFEIVSTDKKTEVVAKVIQGGELKSKKGVNLPNTKISLPALTEKDIADAIFAIEQKVDWIALSFVKTPRDLQDLQELIAKHSDVKIPIVAKIEMPEALENMDKIVAYCDGLMVARGDLGVELPAHEVPLVQKDLIRRAKTARIPVIVATQMMETMITSLTPTRAEVNDVANSVMDGADAVMLSGETATGNYPVQVIQRMTQICEAVENSPLIQVPQNTPQIKTNRFVTKTVCHQAALLANEIEAKAICTLTNSGYTAFQISAWRPSTAHILVFTSNRRILTQLNLLWGVKSFYYDNEESTDDTVTDVNQIAVEKGYAQKGDYLINLAAMPIKEKGMVNTMRVSQID; encoded by the coding sequence ATGCTAACAAACAAGAAAACCAAAATTGTTGCTACACTTGGCCCCGCTTGTAGTACAAGAGAGATCATTAAAGACATGATCGAAGCAGGTGTTAATGTGTTTAGAATCAATTTTTCGCATGCAGATTACGAAGGAGTAAAAGAAAAGATTAACATTATTAGAGGCCTAAACGAAGAGTTTGGGTACACTACTGCAATTTTAGGAGATTTGCAAGGACCAAAACTTAGAGTTGGTGTAATGGAAGAAGGAACTGTTGTACATGATGGTGATGAAATTACTTTTACAACAGCAGAAGATATTGTCGGAAATGCAAAAAAAGCATTTATGAAATATCAAAATTTTCCAAATGATGTAAATGTTGGAGAGCGTATTTTGCTTGACGATGGTAAACTTATTTTTGAAATTGTTTCAACAGATAAAAAAACAGAAGTTGTTGCTAAAGTTATTCAAGGTGGAGAATTAAAATCTAAAAAAGGGGTTAATCTTCCAAACACAAAAATTTCTTTGCCAGCTTTAACTGAAAAAGATATTGCTGATGCGATTTTCGCAATTGAGCAAAAAGTAGACTGGATTGCACTTTCATTCGTGAAAACTCCTCGCGATTTACAAGATTTGCAAGAATTAATTGCGAAGCATTCAGATGTTAAAATTCCAATTGTTGCTAAAATTGAAATGCCAGAAGCTCTTGAGAACATGGACAAAATTGTAGCATATTGCGATGGTTTAATGGTGGCTCGTGGAGATCTTGGTGTTGAGCTTCCTGCTCACGAAGTGCCATTGGTACAAAAAGATTTGATCAGAAGAGCTAAAACGGCTAGAATTCCTGTTATTGTTGCTACACAAATGATGGAAACAATGATTACGAGTTTAACTCCAACAAGAGCAGAGGTAAACGACGTTGCTAACTCAGTAATGGACGGTGCAGATGCAGTAATGTTGTCTGGAGAAACTGCTACAGGAAACTATCCAGTACAAGTTATCCAGAGAATGACTCAAATTTGCGAAGCAGTAGAAAACTCTCCGCTTATTCAAGTTCCTCAAAATACTCCACAAATTAAAACAAACCGTTTTGTAACTAAAACTGTTTGTCACCAAGCAGCTTTATTAGCGAATGAAATCGAAGCTAAAGCAATCTGTACTTTAACAAACAGTGGTTATACTGCTTTTCAAATTTCAGCTTGGAGACCATCAACAGCTCATATACTAGTATTTACTTCAAACAGAAGAATCTTAACACAATTGAATTTATTATGGGGAGTAAAATCTTTCTACTATGATAATGAAGAAAGTACAGATGATACTGTAACAGATGTAAATCAAATTGCAGTTGAAAAAGGTTATGCTCAAAAAGGAGATTATTTAATTAACCTTGCAGCAATGCCAATTAAAGAAAAAGGAATGGTTAATACAATGAGAGTTTCTCAAATAGATTAA